The window CGGCGACCGCGGCGAGTTCCAGCACCCCGAGCAGGCGCGTCAGCCCGGGCGAGACGCCGAGGTGGTCCATCCGCTCGCGCATCTGCGCCTGCCCGGTGAGCTTCGGCACGGCGGTGCCCAGGAACACCGCGGCGAGGATGAGGGTCAGGACGAGGATGGGAATGTGCACGTGATGTCCTTCGGGAAGAGTCGGAACGTGCGGACGACCGTACCGCTGGCGCATCGACGCCGATCGGGCCGGACGGCGCGGTGACGGGTCGTCATCGGACGGTCGCGGCGAGGGCGCGGGCGGCCAGGCGGTAGCCCAGCGACCCGAGCCCGACGATGACGCCGCTGGCCAGCGGGGCGATCACCGAGTCGTGCCGGAAGCTCTCCCGGGCCCAGACGTTGGACAGGTGCACCTCGACGAAGGGCCGGGGATAGTTGGCCAGCGCGTCGCGCAGGCTCCAGCCCGCGATCATCAGGGCGCCCGGGTTGACGATGGCGCCCACGGTGTCGTAGTTGTCCTGGATGGCGCGGATCATGGCGCCCTCGCAGTCGTGCTGCTGGGCCACCACCCGCCAGCCCCGTTCCGCGATCTCCTCGCCGACGGCCCGTTCGATGTCGTCCAGGGTGTCGGTGCCGTAGATCTCCGGCTCCCGTCGGCCGAGGATGCCCAGGTTCGGGCCGTTCAGCAGCAACACGTCCGACACGCTTCACCTCGCGGGGCGTGGCCCTGTCCCGACAAGGCCCGATGACTGGTCCACCGCAGTCTTACTACGCCCGCGACGTCGGGCGAACCGGCGGTGGCCGTGGCGCGGCGGACTAAGGGGTGGCTAGGGGCTGTTAGGGGCGGTGACCGCGCGTCCGCTTCGGTTACCGTCCTCCCTGCCGAAGCGACGCCGCCGGCTCCAACGGAAGCGTCACCTACCTCGAACCGGCCATCGGCGCCCCGGTGCGCCCGGACCGCGTGCCGGCGGTACCCGGTCGTCCCGCCCGATGGTCCGGCGAAGCCCCTGGTCTGCCCGAGTTGGGAAGTGGGAAGTCATGAGTGGTCAGCCCTCGACGGTGTCGGAGTTCCCCGAGTGGCCGCAGTTCGGCGACGAGGAGCGCGCCGGACTGATCCGCGCCCTCGAACAGGGGCAGTGGTGGCGGATGGG is drawn from Micromonospora sp. NBC_01740 and contains these coding sequences:
- a CDS encoding type II 3-dehydroquinate dehydratase — its product is MSDVLLLNGPNLGILGRREPEIYGTDTLDDIERAVGEEIAERGWRVVAQQHDCEGAMIRAIQDNYDTVGAIVNPGALMIAGWSLRDALANYPRPFVEVHLSNVWARESFRHDSVIAPLASGVIVGLGSLGYRLAARALAATVR